The DNA region GCGCAGATGTAAGTCGTAAGGGAAGTGGCTCTCGGTAGGCAACCTGAACATGGAGCTCTGCCCAAGGGGACCCCTGGGTGGCACTGCACAGTAATGCATGCCATAATTGTAATTTTTGCCATAGTCCAAGGCATCTTCTTGCTTCAGGGAAAATATCCCATTATAGTTAATTGGGGGAGGACTTAGGGGACCTTCAAACTGTGGGCTGGCACACTCAGGGGAAGTGCTTTCATAGAAAGATTCATAAGCACTGCAGTAATTGTAGGGTTTCATAGACTTGGAATTGTCAAGAGTTCCATGCCCCGGGGGAGTGCTGAGCTCAGGACTGTGATAGGGAGGATAGAAGCTGGAATATGGTGACCTTGTGTGATGGGCACTTTCTCCCGTCTGACCCATCAAGAAACTTCTGGCATTCAGCTGCAGGCACCCTGCCACCAAGTTTGTAGTTGGCTGCGATAGACCTTTGCACAAGTTTTGGACGAACGTGAGCAGGTCAGGTCTCTTGCCAATACGCAGGATTTCAGAAAGAGCCCAAATATAGTTTTTGGCTAGTCTTAAAGTTTCTATTTTAGACAGTTTTTGTGTTTTTGAATAACAAGGGACCACTTTTCTTAAATTGTCCAGAGCATCATTAAGGCCATGCATCCTGTTCCTTTCTCTAGCATTGGCTTCTTGCCGCCTGAATTTGACCCTTTCCACTCTTATCttggttgtcttttttttcctaagGCCCCTCCTTCTAGGCAAACcattctcatcctcctcctctctgtcttcttcctcctcttctttttctgtGTCTTCTCCAGTGGCCCTTTTGATATTCTTTCCTCGGAGTACAATCTGCTTTGAAAAGCTTTCTGGCTTCTTAATTTGCTTTTGGTCCTCACTTTCTCTGGAAAACTTTCTGCACATCTGGGATTCTGGCATTACAACAGACTCATCAAATGGTAGTGTTAACATGGTTCTATAATCTTAAGTTACCTGAAAGAATGCCAGCACAATgtttaaatgtttccatttgtaaAGCTTGTATACTTACACAAACAGCGTCACATACCATTCacttgtatatatatacacatgtacaTGTATGCAATACACAACACAATTTGCtaataaaatatgtttataacatgcaaatttttttctatttagttttttaaaaaaattagctgccaaaattagaaaaacagcaaaacatgCATTATATCATCACTAATCTAAGCAAATTTAGTACAAGTAAATAAAGAGTAAAACTATGTTTAATAGTCACAATCAACTCCCTGCacatgtgtatttttttaaacaagcttttAGAATCCCCAGCACTGTGGAATTTAagcaaatgcaaaacatgataaAGCAATGCGGAAATTTCATTAATCCAAATTCCCCTGGGTAAAAAATGAGAAGGGAGAGATCagtcttaaaaatgaaaagtgctatatctCTATTAactgacaaatattttttaaatcacctaTTAACTTTTATTTTGAAGTTTGTTCACATGCATTCTTTCATGGATCTATACATTTAAGTCCAGTCAATTGGAAAGGGTTAGAAAGAATTTAAATGGGAAAAAACCTAAGACAAATGAATCATTCAGTGACTTAATTAAAATGAAGTGAGGTTTTCTAACGATCAATGTGAAAATATATGAAACAGAGTATTTATTtcctataagaaaaaaaaacaggaatgatcTAATCCTAAAtgtattcacataaaaaagagttagaaaataaaatctttctcattttttaaaggaaagattcTAAATTAATAGTACAATTTTGTTGTTGGAattatcttgttttcttttctttttcaattaaTCAGGGTTAAAAAACCCgaccaccaaaaacaaaaacaaaaaccccctcCACGCGTTAGCAGTGTTTATGTTCTGCAAGAATCAGACATCTCCCTCTAGCTAATATCTGACAGGAATGGGCTGTGGATTCTGACTGCAATTGTGCACGTGCGTTTAGAATCCAGAATGAAATgaagaaataattttctttttgaattgtTGTTTTTGCTTTCAGTCTTGAAGCAGCAAATACTTGGATCCACTGTCCTCAGAGACCAGCACAAATGAATGCAGAgactttttaataaaacaaaact from Chelonoidis abingdonii isolate Lonesome George chromosome 2, CheloAbing_2.0, whole genome shotgun sequence includes:
- the NEUROD6 gene encoding neurogenic differentiation factor 6, with amino-acid sequence MLTLPFDESVVMPESQMCRKFSRESEDQKQIKKPESFSKQIVLRGKNIKRATGEDTEKEEEEEDREEEDENGLPRRRGLRKKKTTKIRVERVKFRRQEANARERNRMHGLNDALDNLRKVVPCYSKTQKLSKIETLRLAKNYIWALSEILRIGKRPDLLTFVQNLCKGLSQPTTNLVAGCLQLNARSFLMGQTGESAHHTRSPYSSFYPPYHSPELSTPPGHGTLDNSKSMKPYNYCSAYESFYESTSPECASPQFEGPLSPPPINYNGIFSLKQEDALDYGKNYNYGMHYCAVPPRGPLGQSSMFRLPTESHFPYDLHLRSQSLTMQDELNAVFHN